The window GCCATCCCCTGATGCCaacagccctgctccccccgGGTCGCAGCCCAGCGGGAGGTGTGTTGGGGACAGTGTCACTGCCCTGTGGTTTCATACCgtgtcctccttcctccccccaggtCTGTTTTTTTGTCGGCCTCTATTACAACGTCATCATTGGCTGGAGCATCTTTTACTTCTTTAAGTCCTTCCAGTACCCTCTTCCCTGGAGCGAGTGCCCCATCGTGAAAAACGGCTCGGTGGCCGGTAAGGGACGGCCGCTGGTGCGGGGCACAGCTcggctgggagggagcagctcccagggaaggggggctgtgggacaCTGGGGACCCCCAACACCTGTAGCTATCACAGGATGGGGACACCAGAGGTTGAGGTGTCTCCCGGGGCACTGGGTCCTCTCCGGTCCTGCTGCCTTGATCATATGGAGGTGTTTCCCTTGGGTTGGAGGAGTCTCTCCCATGCTCTCCCTGGGGGTCTGTCCCCACTGATGGGATCTGATGCTAGTTTGGGGATCTGGAGCTTGGGTGTCCAGGCTGCCTTGGTGCCTGGGGCCAGGGTCTGACCCAGGACCATGGAGGGAGGCAGTGAGAGCCAGGCAGGGCTCACCTGGCTACTCTGTCAGTGCCCAGCTAAGATGCCGATGGAACTAATGGTGTTTATTAGTATCTGAGCATCTCCTTGGGGTATTCTGGGAGGTTTTATAGCAAATGCAAAtgtctctccctgtccttaacatcttattttcacttttcaaTGGCTTTATgtcctgtcttttctttttcttgctaaaAATGAGCCCCATTAATTCCCACCCCTTAGCTCCCACGGGTGCCTGCCTTCCCTGGCTGGCTCCAGCAGGTCTTTGACATTAATTGGTGTTCATCCCCTAAAAGATGGTGGGTGCCTCTCCTCTAGCCCCCTCAagctctcctgcctctgcttggTTGTAGTTGTGGAGACTGAATGTGAGAGGAGCTCGGCCACCACCTACTTCTGGTACCGGGAGACCCTGGACATCTCCAACTCCATCTCGGAGAGCGGAGGGCTCAACTGGAAGATGACCCTGTGTCTGCTGGTGGCCTGGAGCCTTGTTGGCTTGGCCATGATCAAAGGCATCCAGTCCTCGGGGAAGGTGGGTATCGGTGGCCACCTGAGCCTGGCTGGGGTGTGTCCTCGAGGCAGAAACCTCCTGTCTGGACCATGCTCTCCTGCCCTGATCTGGGGTGGCTGGAGGATGCTGTGTCCCCTGGGGGATGCTCACACCCACTCCAGAGTTGGGGCCATCTCTGGGGAGATCCAGAATACGATCAAAAGTGGGTGTGGGGAAGAAGTTTAGTCCAGCTGACACCTGCAGCAATGGCCCAGGGCTGAGCCACATCAGGCTAGCCAAAttgcctgcccagcccctgcatTTGGGGGCCGACAAGTCTCTGATCCCGTGGTGCATGCCGTCTTGATGGATGCTTGTAGGATGTAGGGGTGAGAGCTAAGCCCGCCTTCATGGGGGGAGCACCAGGACTGCACCAGgagaagcagagcagggaggaacAGAAAGCTGTGGGAGAGGGATGCCATTAGCTTGCAGAGGCCGATGACATTTCAAGCAAGGCTGTGTAAGGAGGGGGGTCAGATGCAGAAGGGTATGGTGTCCTGGGACACTTGAACATCCCTGTCTCCAGGTGTTCTCTGCAAAACATCTGGTGCATTAGCAGGTAGCAGAGGGTGATGAGACCCCTGCCCCGCGGCTCCGAGCGTGGCGGGGTGGGAgtgagctgcaggagcagggccaCGGCAGCAGGATGAAGCCCTGTCCACATCTGCTGATCGGGGCGCTGGGAACATGCCCTGTGCTGGGAAGCAGccggggctgcctgcagcccttggcaggtgctggggggaaggggtggggtggggatgcAGAGCTATCCTTCCCTTGGGCTCCCCCGGGCACCAGCAGTTTGTGTTTCAGGAATTTTCTGAGCCAACACTGGCATCTTTGCattcagcagatttttttctcttcagtgtgTCCAAGCACTTTGCAAATCCACCTCAGCTTCAGCACTTGTAGCGTCCTGCGCTGCCTGAGGAGCAGACCTCGTTTGGGGGAGGGTAaccctccctcctcacccctgTTGAGCTGTCCTTGGGTTGGATGGGGAGGCGGCTGAGCTCAGCGGACAGTAAACGACATTGTCCCCCGGTTGGATCCCTCTTGCCCTAGGTGATGTACTTCAGCTCGCTCTTCCCCTACGTGGTGCTCGTTTGCTTCTTGGTGCGGGGACTTCTGCTGCGTGGGGCGGTGGATGGGATCATGCACATGTTCACACCCAAGGTAAGAGTCTCCAAGCCCAGCTGACTCCAAGCAGGTTCTCATCCCGGCTGGCCGCTCCCTATTTTCCCGTATGCTCCCTACCCCAAAAACCAGCCCAAACTACTTCCGAGATCCTGATACATGATGAGGATGAGCCAGCAGCACCCTGAATAAGGGGTATGACCAGAACAGCCGAGAACCTCGCAGACTCGCCGCCCTAGAGCTGCTCTGAGCCTTAGCACCACTCCTGTCACCTTTGGGTGCCCGGATGCCAGCATGGGCGTGTGGGGGGTGCCTGAGGCGATATATTTAAAGACTTAATAGGAAGATGCTGGCTGGCAGCAAAACCTCTGCTGGTGGTATGCATCCATTAATTAGCCagctaattaattaattaagcaGAGATGTAGATGAATCAGCTCAGCCGGCGAGGTTGTTAGAAGATATTAATTATGATCTCTTGATGAATGGTGCTCGGAGGCCTCCCACCTGCAGCTCTGGCTCACGGGAGAGGCAGGATGTGGCTGGGGGGACAGGAGGTTAAACAAACCTGGCAGCCAAGACATTTGATTTCACCTCCGAGGCGCTCTGGAGGCAGGAGATGgctggaggaggatggagaCCCATTGCTGGGTGGCACGTGGCTCCCTTGGGTGGGGAGATGCGGATGCCAGCTCTCCAGGGCAGCTGGGTGATCTGGGAAGCAGTGGGGCTTTGCACTGGGAGATCAGACACACAGCTTAGGCTCTGGGGCAGATGGAGCACCCATAGACATGGCCAGGTCAAATCTTTGCCTGCCCTTCTCCATGCCTCGGTTTTCCCCACTGTGGGAAAGAGAAGAAGGACCTATGAGTGCTGGGTAACGCAATTATTTGATCTACCAATTGTGGTTGATCAAAGCATGCCCATGGTTGTTCCAAAACCAGCCCGGGTTGTAGGTACCTCAGCCTTTTAATTTAGCTCTGGCTCCTTGGGGTGAGTTGTGAGGCCACCAAAACACCTAACTACTACTTCTGTCTCCCCTCCAAGCTGGACAAGATGCTAGACCCCCAGGTGTGGCGGGAGGCAGCTACGcaggttttctttgctttgggcTTGGGCTTCGGAGGAGTCATCGCCTTCTCCAGCTACAACAAGCAGGACAACAACTGCCACTTTGATGCCACGCTCGTCTCCTTCATCAACTTCTTCACGTCTGTCCTGGCCACCCTGGTTGTGTTTGCTGTGCTGGGCTTCAAGGCCAACATCATGAATGAGAAATGCGTGGTGGAGTAagatttgctttttctctgggCTGGGCAGGTCTTTGCTAATCCTGGTTGTGGTGGGTCTGGAGGCAATAGAGTAAGTGGTCTGGAGGTGGGTGATGCTGTGCTTTGGTGGGCCCAAGTGCCTGATGGTCAAGACCTGTATCTCCAGAGATGTCCCATTGTAGCTGAGGGAGTTGGGTATTCAGCAACTCCAGCCTAAGATCCAGCCCTAAGATGGGCTCTTAGTCTGCAAATTGGGAGTAAATCCAACATGTCTAGTCAGATCATCTGGGTTTCCCAGTTTCCACTGATCGTAGGGTGCATTTGTCTGCAAGGTTAGGGGAGCTGttgtgcaacagcagctggaggaaggtgAATTTGTGTACCTAGTATTATCTGTAGACAGTAAGCTGCATCCATAAAAATCCAGGCCATGCAGTGTGGAGACCCAGAGCAGGAGATAGACCTGAGAAGGAAGTGTGAAGAGCCCAGTGCCTGGTGGGCCCCCATCTGCATCCTCTGTCATGTGGCCTAACGCAATGTTTACTTACTCCTTGGGAAAGTGCAAAGAGGTTCTCCGACTGAGATCTGGATAACGTGACCCAAGGAGGTTCATCCTGTCTGGGCCAAAGGGTTTGCATGGTCAGGCCCCAGCATCCACCCTGGGAGGAAGGGGACATCTCTGGGTGACCAGGCTCTGCTCTCCCTTAGGAACGCTGAGAAGATCTTGGGCTACCTGAACACCAACGTGCTGAGCCATGACCTCATCCCACCCCACGTGAACTTCTCCCACCTCACTGCCAAGGACTACAATGAGATGTACAGGGTGATCATGACAGTGAAGGAGGGGCATTTCAAAGAACTGGGCTTGGACGCCTGCCTGTTGGAGGACGAACTCAACAAGGTACCTGGTGGCACTCCTAGTAGGACCAGACGGTCACCTACCCCATTGCCTCTCCCTGATAGGAGCTGCTCTGCTTGTGTCACTCTTGGCACATGGATCTGGAAAACCTATTTTTAGAGACCCTCCAGGGAAAGGGATTCCCTGTCCCTGGGGTCTTCCCCAGCATACAGTGGTCCTTCCTGGGGTGGGGTCTGCCCATAGCAAATCTAGCAGGGTCATCACCACTTCCAGGCTGGAGTACCAGACTGGATTCTTCTTTCCTTGAAGAGCAGTGGTTTGGTGAGAGAGACCTGAGGCATGCAGGGACTTGCAGGCTGTGCCCGTGATATGTTTCTTCTCAACTTTTGGTCCTCTCTCCTCCTGAACAGTCGGTGCAAGGAACTGGCCTGGCCTTCATTGCCTTCACAGAAGCCATGACCCATTTCCCAGCCTCACCGTTTTGGTCTGTCATGTTCTTCCTGATGCTGATAaacctggggctggggagcatgATCGGGACCATGTCAGGCATCACTACGCCCATCATCGACACCTTCAAGGTGCGGAAGGAAGTGTTCACAGGTGAGGTCTTTTCTCCTGCAACCTCCTGGGGAAGGGGTAGAGGGTCCCCTTTGCCCTGGGGAGTCACTCCAGAAGAGCGTGGACGTAGTGGATGTGTACTGAGCTCTGCTAATGCAGGGAACGGACCTTGTAGTGGAGGCCTTGGTTCCCCTTGGGGTGCTCTGCTCACCATGCCCGTTTGCTCCCCACAGTTGGTTCCTGCATCTTTGCCTTCGTGGTGGGACTGATCTTTGTGCAGCGTTCtgggaattactttgtcaccaTGTTTGACGATTATTCAGCCACGTTGCCGCTCACGGTTGTGGTCATCCTGGAGAACATCGCTGTGGCCTGGATTTATGGCACCAAGAAGTAAGGCATTTGTGCAACAAAATGAATTACTGTGCTGTAACTCCTGGCCAAAACCACCCCCTCCTTCCGCTCTTTTCCATATGACTTTCCTGAGGAGGCCAGCTCTGATGGAGCAAATGCTCCAGGGGCAGCTACCTCACAGAGGCAGGAACTCAGTTCGCTGTGTTCCCCTTGCCCTGCCTTAGGTGTAACCCAGCTCCAGGGGCAGGTCCTGGGTTGTCTACTGTTGGTTGTGGTGCTCTGTCACTTGTGATTTTGTCTGAGGTTTCCAGGTCTTTCTGGAAGAGGACCTTGTTCCCCCCAGTGCCTGTTCTTGTTGTTCCTAAGTTGGCCAGAGCAAAGGAGGGTCCGGCTAATGCTCAAATGACCTTTTCCTTAGGAGGATCCCAACCAGTCCTACAGGCTTGAGGGACACTGAGATGCTTGCCTGGATCAGCTGGGTGGTTCTTCAGGCTCTACCTTGAGCATAGTTGACAACAGGGGCTCCTGGGAGGTATTTTCTCACTTGAAGGTGGGAACAGCATGGTTCCATCTCTTCTTCTTGGCAGGTTCATGCAGGAGCTGACGGAAATGCTGGGTTTCCGGCCCTATCAGTTCTACTACTACACCTGGAAGTACGTCTCTCCCATCTGCATGGCCGTGCTCATGACCGCCAGCATCATCCAGCTGGGAGTCAGCCCCCCAGGCTACAGTGCGTGGATCAGAGAGGAGGTGAGCACAGCTCCCTTCCCCAGAGCCATGTCCACCCCAGGTCCAGGCTGAGCCGGGAGCAGCTGAGAGCTGCAGActaccctgctcctcacaggtcTGCTTgtttctcctcccctctcctgctgggAGACATCCTGCCTGTGGCCGCTCATCCCCTGCAAGCAATCAGGTTTGTCCATGCTGCCCAGAAGTCTCCAGCCAGCTCTGAAGTTTGagcttgggttttggtttgctgTGTGCAGGACCATGTCCTTTTCCTTGATTTGAACCCACCTCCTGATAGCTTCATGTGATGCCCCTGAGGCTGAAgtctggcaggaggcagcaggaattGCCTCGCGCG of the Phalacrocorax carbo chromosome 23, bPhaCar2.1, whole genome shotgun sequence genome contains:
- the SLC6A17 gene encoding sodium-dependent neutral amino acid transporter SLC6A17, translated to MPKNSKVTQREHSSEHVTESVADLLAHEEPVDYKCSVLNVTGETWDKQKDGEDELDAENRPAWNSKLQYILAQIGYSVGLGNVWRFPYLCQKNGGGAYLVPYLVLLIIIGLPLFFLELAVGQRIRRGSIGVWNYICPRLGGIGYASCLVCFFVGLYYNVIIGWSIFYFFKSFQYPLPWSECPIVKNGSVAVVETECERSSATTYFWYRETLDISNSISESGGLNWKMTLCLLVAWSLVGLAMIKGIQSSGKVMYFSSLFPYVVLVCFLVRGLLLRGAVDGIMHMFTPKLDKMLDPQVWREAATQVFFALGLGFGGVIAFSSYNKQDNNCHFDATLVSFINFFTSVLATLVVFAVLGFKANIMNEKCVVENAEKILGYLNTNVLSHDLIPPHVNFSHLTAKDYNEMYRVIMTVKEGHFKELGLDACLLEDELNKSVQGTGLAFIAFTEAMTHFPASPFWSVMFFLMLINLGLGSMIGTMSGITTPIIDTFKVRKEVFTVGSCIFAFVVGLIFVQRSGNYFVTMFDDYSATLPLTVVVILENIAVAWIYGTKKFMQELTEMLGFRPYQFYYYTWKYVSPICMAVLMTASIIQLGVSPPGYSAWIREEAAEKFLFYPTWAMAILISLIILASLPLPLVFILRQFHLVSDGSNALSVTYKKGRMMKDISNLEDNDETRFILSKVPSETPSPMPTHRSYLGPGSNSPMEMSSAPNGRYGSGYLLASTPESEL